A stretch of the Solanum dulcamara chromosome 6, daSolDulc1.2, whole genome shotgun sequence genome encodes the following:
- the LOC129892376 gene encoding uncharacterized protein LOC129892376 — MDEHGGGSKVTGIRQIVRLKELLHKWQNVTLSPKGTNCHPLQSSNIDNSNGNFHRGISPAITKRLKSSNVCCDSDDESCHSPEPPHGVPKGYLGVYVGPELRRFIIPTSYLSDPLFKVLLEKVEEEFGFDHTGGLTIPCEIETFKYLLQCMENHQRDHGANPQHDSSGSSLVIEG; from the exons ATGGATGAACACGGAGGAGGAAGCAAGGTGACAGGTATTAGGCAAATTGTGAGACTCAAAGAGTTGCTTCATAAATGGCAAAATGTCACACTTAGTCCTAAAGGTACTAATTGCCATCCTCTTCAATCATCCAATATTGATAATAGTAATGGCAATTTCCATAGAGGTATATCACCTGCTATTACTAAGAGGCTAAAGAGCTCCAATGTGTGTTGTGATTCGGACGACGAGAGTTGCCATAGTCCAGAGCCACCCCATGGTGTCCCTAAAGGTTATTTAGGAGTTTACGTTGGACCGGAGCTTCGTAGGTTTATAATTCCTACAAGCTACCTTAGTGATCCCTTGTTCAAAGTGTTGTTGGaaaaagttgaagaagaatttgGATTTGATCATACTGGTGGACTCACTATCCCTTGTGAGATTGAGACCTTCAAGTACCTATTGCAATGCATGGAGAATCATCAAAGAGATCATGGTGCTAATCCTCAACATGATTCTT CTGGATCTTCATTGGTGATTGAAGGGTGA